From Candidatus Omnitrophota bacterium, the proteins below share one genomic window:
- a CDS encoding ATP synthase F0 subunit C: MDYKAVLSIGLPLGLGLVGFGSAIALGKAVAAAMDATSRQPEASTKILINMATGCAFIEALTIYALVFVFGLAGKI, from the coding sequence ATGGATTATAAGGCAGTGTTGTCTATAGGCCTTCCGCTTGGATTGGGGCTTGTGGGGTTCGGTTCGGCGATAGCGTTGGGTAAGGCCGTCGCAGCCGCGATGGACGCGACGTCCAGGCAGCCGGAGGCGTCGACGAAGATATTAATAAATATGGCGACGGGCTGCGCCTTTATCGAGGCTCTTACGATATACGCGCTCGTCTTCGTATTCGGCCTGGCGGGGAAAATCTAA
- the atpB gene encoding F0F1 ATP synthase subunit A — protein MTESPNLVSLIADSLEGTPAKEFLLAWENIIFSVFIVGVITIIAFFASRKKAMVPGRLQAACELFVGGVDDFVCGIIGPKGRKYTPFIGTLFIYILFMNLSGLIPLMKSSTTSWSITLALAICVFFYIQYAGIKELGFLGYIDHLLGKPRGIVAFTIFTPVMMLFLHIVGELIRPISLSLRLRSNIWGDDMLLAFISGFGVKGVPLLFFNSLIAILASVVQAVVFCLLTTIYFALVLSHEEA, from the coding sequence ATGACTGAGTCGCCGAATTTAGTATCGCTCATTGCCGATTCGCTCGAAGGGACTCCCGCTAAAGAGTTCCTGCTGGCGTGGGAAAATATCATATTCTCCGTCTTTATCGTCGGCGTCATAACGATAATAGCCTTTTTCGCGTCGAGGAAAAAGGCCATGGTCCCCGGGAGGCTTCAGGCTGCCTGCGAACTGTTCGTCGGCGGGGTGGACGATTTCGTCTGCGGCATAATAGGCCCCAAAGGCAGGAAGTATACTCCTTTTATCGGGACCCTGTTCATATATATCCTCTTCATGAATCTATCCGGCCTTATTCCGCTGATGAAATCATCTACGACTAGCTGGTCCATAACGCTGGCGCTCGCGATCTGCGTCTTTTTCTATATCCAATACGCCGGCATCAAAGAACTCGGCTTCCTCGGCTATATAGACCACCTTTTAGGCAAGCCTCGCGGGATAGTGGCCTTTACGATATTCACGCCTGTTATGATGCTATTCCTCCATATAGTAGGCGAACTGATAAGGCCGATAAGCCTCTCGCTCCGTCTCAGGAGCAACATATGGGGAGACGATATGCTGCTCGCTTTCATATCCGGCTTCGGCGTTAAGGGCGTCCCGCTCTTGTTCTTTAACAGCCTTATCGCGATACTGGCGTCGGTAGTGCAGGCCGTCGTATTCTGTCTGCTGACGACTATATACTTCGCGCTTGTATTGTCGCACGAAGAGGCTTAA
- a CDS encoding AtpZ/AtpI family protein — translation MAIDGKRRSGVYRWIKIGGLLSFLPFVMAAGPLGGYFLGDYLEKRFGSPSYVSLIFITLGFIGSVAETVKIVKAALQAEKKG, via the coding sequence ATGGCGATTGACGGAAAGCGAAGGAGCGGCGTATACAGGTGGATAAAGATAGGAGGGCTCCTCTCTTTTCTGCCTTTTGTCATGGCCGCAGGCCCGCTGGGCGGATATTTCCTGGGGGATTACCTGGAGAAGAGATTTGGATCGCCGTCCTACGTGTCGCTTATTTTCATAACACTGGGTTTCATCGGAAGCGTCGCGGAGACGGTCAAGATAGTCAAGGCAGCTCTGCAGGCGGAGAAGAAGGGTTAA